A DNA window from Roseovarius sp. Pro17 contains the following coding sequences:
- a CDS encoding gamma-glutamyltransferase family protein, translating into MNDSLKYPTYRTPVFARSMVATSQPLAAQAGLRMLAEGGNAVDAALAAAICLTVVEPTGCGLGSDAFAILWDGAQLHGLNASGRAPAAWTAQQFDGGVPLRGWGAVTVPGAVSAWVALSREHGRLPFAQLFAPAIGYARGGFPVSPIIAGLWASGAELLKDQPGFAECFMPGGRAPKAGETFRNPALANSLEAIAESGGEAFYRGALAEKIAAAARDNGAALSEGDMAAHSADWCGTIHMPFRGRELHEIPPNGQGIAALIALGLVDRTAIADFEPDDPIALHLQIEATKLALADAAAHVADADAMAFGPEALLNGGYLDSRAALIDAGRARDPGAGAPVAGGTVYLSAADSEGRMVSFIQSNYMGFGAGVVVPGTGIHMQNRGAGFVATPGHPNRVGPSQRPFHTIIPGFVTKGGAPEMSFGVMGGPMQAQGHLQMMLRTMLWGQDPQVASDAPRWQVVSGRTVAIERTMPEATAEALRAMGHDIVREGTAADFGFGGAQLIRRMGDGYVGGSDYRKDGCAVGF; encoded by the coding sequence ATGAATGATAGCCTAAAATATCCGACTTACCGCACGCCTGTTTTCGCGCGCAGCATGGTCGCCACGTCCCAGCCGCTGGCGGCGCAGGCGGGGCTGCGGATGCTGGCCGAGGGGGGCAATGCCGTCGACGCAGCGCTTGCCGCCGCGATCTGCCTGACGGTGGTCGAGCCGACGGGATGCGGACTTGGCTCGGACGCGTTTGCGATCCTTTGGGACGGCGCTCAACTGCATGGGCTGAACGCATCGGGCCGCGCGCCCGCCGCATGGACGGCCCAGCAGTTCGATGGTGGCGTGCCCCTGCGCGGCTGGGGTGCGGTGACGGTTCCGGGGGCAGTGTCGGCTTGGGTGGCGCTATCGCGGGAACATGGGCGGCTGCCATTTGCGCAGCTTTTTGCACCTGCCATCGGCTATGCGCGCGGCGGTTTCCCCGTCTCGCCCATCATTGCCGGGCTTTGGGCCAGTGGGGCGGAACTGCTGAAGGATCAGCCCGGCTTTGCCGAGTGCTTCATGCCCGGCGGGCGCGCGCCAAAGGCGGGCGAGACATTCCGCAACCCGGCGCTGGCCAACTCGCTTGAGGCGATTGCCGAGAGCGGGGGCGAGGCGTTCTACCGTGGCGCACTGGCCGAGAAGATCGCGGCAGCCGCGCGCGACAACGGCGCAGCGCTGAGTGAGGGCGACATGGCCGCGCACAGTGCCGATTGGTGCGGCACGATCCATATGCCGTTTCGCGGGCGCGAGTTGCATGAGATACCACCCAACGGCCAAGGCATCGCCGCGCTCATCGCGCTGGGTCTTGTGGACCGCACGGCGATCGCTGATTTCGAACCTGATGATCCGATAGCGCTGCATCTTCAGATCGAGGCGACCAAGCTGGCGCTGGCTGATGCGGCGGCGCATGTGGCGGATGCCGACGCCATGGCCTTTGGCCCCGAAGCGCTGCTGAACGGCGGCTATCTGGACAGCCGCGCGGCGCTGATCGATGCGGGGCGGGCGAGGGATCCGGGCGCGGGTGCTCCGGTGGCGGGCGGCACCGTCTATCTGAGCGCGGCGGATTCCGAGGGGCGCATGGTGTCGTTTATCCAGTCCAACTACATGGGCTTTGGCGCAGGCGTTGTGGTGCCGGGCACTGGCATACATATGCAGAATCGCGGTGCAGGATTCGTCGCCACCCCCGGCCATCCGAACCGCGTTGGCCCGTCGCAGAGACCATTCCATACGATCATTCCCGGTTTTGTCACCAAGGGTGGCGCGCCCGAGATGAGCTTTGGCGTCATGGGTGGGCCGATGCAGGCGCAGGGTCATTTGCAGATGATGCTGCGCACGATGCTCTGGGGCCAGGATCCGCAAGTGGCCAGCGACGCGCCGCGCTGGCAGGTGGTGTCGGGCCGCACCGTCGCCATTGAGCGCACCATGCCCGAGGCAACCGCCGAGGCGCTCCGCGCCATGGGGCACGACATCGTGCGCGAAGGAACCGCGGCCGACTTTGGCTTTGGGGGGGCGCAGTTGATCCGGCGGATGGGTGACGGCTATGTCGGCGGTTCGGACTACCGCAAGGACGGG
- a CDS encoding VOC family protein — protein MQLDHLVINTGLGMDAAAALFTSLGFQLTPRGHHSLGSINHLMMDPVSYLELVGVPATGKQRQEVLDSPLGLSGLVFRSDDAEATFARLSTAGFAPQEPILLERPVTIDGGARVARFHNVRMTTAEFPAGRVYFCQHLTPDLVWRKEWLSHPNGFCGIAGMTVLSPDPEEEAARYAALTEGSAQCDGNGWRIDEGGFVLRIARGPSAFASATLVFEDLVQIAGLAKASSGVEWQSQGDRAGVLTIPSLAVTLHCRAA, from the coding sequence ATGCAACTGGATCATCTGGTCATCAATACCGGCCTCGGGATGGACGCCGCCGCTGCGCTTTTCACCAGCCTCGGGTTTCAGTTGACGCCGCGCGGACATCACTCATTGGGCTCGATCAACCATCTGATGATGGACCCCGTCAGCTATCTGGAACTGGTCGGCGTGCCTGCCACCGGCAAGCAGCGGCAGGAGGTTCTGGACAGCCCTTTGGGCCTCAGCGGTCTGGTCTTTCGCAGCGACGATGCCGAGGCAACATTCGCGCGCCTGTCGACTGCTGGGTTTGCCCCGCAAGAGCCGATCCTGCTGGAGCGGCCTGTGACGATAGACGGCGGGGCGCGCGTGGCGCGGTTCCACAATGTGCGTATGACGACAGCAGAATTTCCCGCCGGGCGCGTCTATTTCTGCCAGCACCTGACGCCGGATCTGGTCTGGCGAAAGGAATGGCTAAGCCATCCGAACGGCTTTTGCGGCATTGCGGGGATGACCGTCCTCAGTCCTGATCCCGAGGAAGAAGCGGCGCGATACGCGGCGCTGACCGAAGGGTCTGCCCAATGTGACGGCAATGGCTGGCGGATCGATGAGGGCGGTTTTGTGCTGCGGATCGCACGCGGTCCCAGCGCCTTCGCCAGTGCTACGCTGGTGTTCGAGGATCTTGTGCAGATCGCCGGTCTTGCCAAAGCCAGTTCCGGGGTCGAATGGCAAAGTCAGGGCGACAGGGCCGGGGTCTTGACCATCCCGTCGCTGGCGGTGACGCTGCACTGCCGCGCCGCATGA
- a CDS encoding metallophosphoesterase family protein — translation MRILAFSDLHRHADAARAIVNASAAADVVIGAGDFATEGIGAADTLSILATCRAPVLIVHGNHDRPDEIAALCAGWSNVTYLHGTPATINGTDFFGVGGEVPERKTHDWNTAHSEDEATQMLANCPHGAVLITHTPPLGTADLQKNGAHEGSAAVRDAIITKGSPLCLCGHIHAAWGAEGQVGNALVRNLGPSLNWFDI, via the coding sequence ATGCGCATCCTCGCCTTTTCAGACCTTCACCGCCATGCGGACGCCGCCCGTGCCATCGTGAATGCCAGCGCAGCGGCGGATGTGGTGATCGGTGCGGGGGATTTCGCGACGGAGGGCATCGGGGCGGCAGACACGCTAAGCATCCTCGCAACCTGCCGCGCGCCTGTGCTGATCGTGCATGGCAATCACGACCGACCTGACGAGATTGCAGCGCTCTGCGCTGGCTGGTCGAATGTCACCTATCTGCACGGTACGCCCGCCACGATCAACGGCACGGATTTCTTTGGCGTTGGCGGCGAGGTGCCAGAGCGTAAGACGCATGACTGGAATACCGCCCATTCCGAGGATGAGGCGACCCAGATGCTGGCTAACTGTCCTCATGGCGCGGTGCTGATCACCCACACCCCGCCGCTGGGCACTGCTGATCTGCAAAAGAACGGCGCACATGAGGGCAGCGCAGCAGTTCGCGACGCGATCATTACCAAAGGCTCACCACTGTGCCTATGCGGCCACATCCATGCGGCATGGGGTGCCGAGGGGCAGGTGGGCAATGCGCTGGTGCGCAACCTCGGGCCGAGCCTCAACTGGTTCGACATCTGA
- a CDS encoding DMT family transporter codes for MSLTVFIAVIGAALLHAVWNAAVKGGADKRAGMGAVVIGHVPLAALALCFVPMPALASLPWLLGGLLLHFGYQLFLMRAYERGDLTQIYPIARGSAPLIVAVFSVVVLGVHLHAAEVLAVAIIAAGILSLSAVRRADGLRNGHAAGLALVTGIFIAAYSLVDGYGARIAGTSLGFYGWLALGNAALMTLYLAARSPGTLRRIARTGRVTCVLGGAASFVAYALVTWAFTQAPIALVTALRETSVVFALLIGVFCLKERLDLAKVLATAATLSGAVLLRYARQC; via the coding sequence ATGAGCCTCACCGTTTTCATCGCCGTTATCGGCGCAGCGTTGCTGCACGCCGTCTGGAATGCAGCGGTCAAGGGGGGCGCGGACAAGCGTGCGGGGATGGGCGCTGTGGTGATCGGCCATGTGCCGCTGGCGGCTTTGGCGCTGTGCTTTGTGCCGATGCCCGCGCTGGCCAGCCTGCCATGGCTGCTGGGCGGTCTGCTGCTGCATTTCGGCTATCAGCTGTTCCTGATGCGTGCCTATGAGCGGGGCGATCTTACGCAAATCTATCCGATCGCACGCGGGTCCGCGCCGCTGATCGTAGCGGTTTTCTCGGTCGTCGTGCTGGGGGTGCATCTGCACGCTGCCGAGGTGCTGGCTGTGGCCATCATCGCTGCCGGTATCCTCAGCCTTTCTGCTGTGCGGCGCGCCGATGGGCTGCGCAACGGACATGCCGCCGGGCTGGCGCTGGTCACTGGCATATTCATTGCGGCCTATTCGCTGGTCGACGGATACGGCGCGCGGATCGCAGGCACGTCGCTGGGATTCTACGGCTGGTTGGCGCTGGGCAATGCTGCGCTGATGACGCTCTACCTTGCGGCGCGCAGCCCGGGGACGCTGCGGCGCATCGCGCGCACGGGCCGTGTTACCTGCGTGTTGGGAGGGGCGGCATCCTTTGTCGCCTATGCGTTGGTCACGTGGGCTTTTACGCAGGCGCCCATCGCGCTGGTCACGGCGCTGCGCGAGACCAGTGTCGTCTTTGCCCTGCTGATCGGGGTGTTTTGCCTGAAAGAGCGTTTGGACCTGGCCAAGGTGCTGGCCACTGCGGCAACGCTGTCTGGCGCGGTGCTGTTGCGCTATGCGCGGCAGTGCTGA
- a CDS encoding trimethylamine methyltransferase family protein, whose product MNDITPRRSGGRAARRAVRSAPPSDAMRSIRPGMEGGRYSPLTDADVLRIHETALDALEQIGLADAPASGVEYLTGAGAILGDDGRIRFPRALIEDTIAKANRSVTLMGRDAQHDMHLSGTRVHYGTAGAAVHLVDVDGRNYRECTVQDLHDAARIANVLDNIHFVQRPMVCRDIADNFEMDMNTIYACCAGTTKHVGVSFTEREFARKGMELLHLIAGGEDAWRARPFVSNSNCFVVPPMKFATEACEVMEECINGGMPVLLLSAGMAGATAPSTIAGAIVQATAECLAGLVYVNAVKPGHPAIFGTWPFGLDLRTGAMTGGSGEQALLSSGCAQMHRFYDLPGGAAAGITDAKLPDMQAGWEQMCSNVMVGLSGLNMVYEAAGMHASLLGFCLESLILGDDLIGHAQRCVRGIEVDDQTLALEQIREVCIGGPGHYLGTSETLARMESDYQYPKLGNRMSPKQWNEEGKPDLNTNATARKEAILAERSAARFAPDVDAAIRKAFKIHLPT is encoded by the coding sequence ATGAACGATATCACTCCCCGCCGCTCTGGTGGCCGCGCCGCGCGGCGCGCAGTTCGCAGTGCCCCTCCCTCGGATGCAATGCGATCAATCCGGCCCGGCATGGAGGGCGGCAGATATAGCCCCCTCACTGACGCCGACGTCCTTCGGATCCACGAAACCGCGCTCGACGCACTAGAGCAGATCGGCCTTGCTGATGCGCCTGCCAGCGGGGTGGAATACCTGACTGGCGCTGGTGCCATTCTGGGCGATGACGGGCGCATTCGGTTCCCCCGCGCACTGATCGAAGATACAATTGCCAAGGCCAATCGCAGCGTCACGCTGATGGGTCGGGACGCGCAGCACGACATGCATCTGTCGGGCACGCGGGTGCATTACGGCACGGCGGGTGCGGCGGTGCATCTGGTCGATGTCGATGGGCGCAACTACCGCGAATGCACGGTGCAGGACCTGCATGATGCTGCGCGGATCGCGAACGTTCTGGACAACATCCATTTCGTGCAGCGCCCCATGGTGTGTCGCGACATCGCCGACAACTTTGAGATGGACATGAACACCATCTACGCCTGCTGCGCCGGGACAACCAAGCATGTGGGTGTGTCGTTTACCGAGCGTGAGTTTGCGCGCAAGGGGATGGAGCTGCTGCACCTTATCGCGGGTGGCGAGGATGCATGGCGCGCGCGCCCTTTCGTGTCGAACTCGAACTGTTTCGTGGTTCCGCCGATGAAATTCGCGACCGAGGCCTGCGAGGTGATGGAAGAGTGCATCAACGGCGGTATGCCCGTGCTGCTGCTGAGCGCCGGAATGGCGGGCGCAACCGCGCCTTCGACCATCGCGGGCGCCATCGTGCAGGCGACGGCGGAATGCCTTGCCGGGTTGGTTTATGTCAACGCGGTCAAGCCGGGGCATCCGGCGATCTTTGGCACCTGGCCCTTTGGGCTTGATCTGCGGACGGGCGCGATGACCGGCGGGTCGGGTGAGCAGGCATTGCTTAGTTCGGGATGCGCACAGATGCACCGGTTCTACGATCTGCCGGGGGGCGCAGCGGCGGGGATCACCGATGCGAAACTGCCCGATATGCAAGCCGGGTGGGAGCAGATGTGCTCGAATGTCATGGTCGGCCTGTCGGGCCTGAACATGGTTTATGAGGCGGCGGGGATGCACGCATCGCTGTTGGGCTTTTGCCTTGAATCGCTGATCCTTGGGGATGATCTGATCGGCCATGCGCAGCGCTGTGTGCGCGGGATCGAGGTGGATGATCAGACGCTGGCGCTGGAGCAGATCCGCGAGGTCTGCATTGGTGGGCCGGGCCATTATCTGGGCACGTCCGAGACTTTGGCGCGGATGGAGAGCGATTATCAGTATCCAAAACTGGGTAACAGGATGAGCCCCAAGCAGTGGAATGAGGAAGGCAAACCCGATCTGAACACCAACGCCACTGCCCGCAAAGAAGCGATATTGGCCGAGCGGTCGGCGGCGCGCTTTGCCCCCGATGTCGATGCGGCGATACGTAAGGCGTTCAAGATACACCTTCCCACCTAA
- the cysS gene encoding cysteine--tRNA ligase, translating to MTKIQLHNTRTRRKEVFAPLDADNVRMYVCGPTVYDRAHLGNARPVVVFDVLYRLLRHVYGEDAVTYARNFTDVDDKINARAAETGREIGEITDETIQWFLDDMGELGALEPDMMPRATEFIPQMVAMIEDLIAKGHAYEAEGHVLFAVESYSEYGALSGRSIDDMIAGARVEVAPYKRNPMDFVLWKPSSDDLPGWPSPWGRGRPGWHIECSAMAYELLGASFDIHGGGNDLMFPHHENEIAQSCCAHPESGFAQVWMHNEMLQVEGKKMSKSLGNFFTVRDLLDQGVPGEVIRFVFLSTHYRKPMDWTEKKTVEAIETLRVWRDQTNEVQVGKVDEQFLSRLRDDLDTAGAIARLHELFAKKEYATLRASAEVVGILTDGLRWVGRFALNAMVAEQLDRIFEVYQTAKKTKSFEIIDGLKENLSEKGLRLRFSEKSIEIESIDMLALFHRFASMLDSDKKKAFGDAIVSDGDKKSIQHEALSYEYAISAIKQSMHELDALK from the coding sequence ATGACCAAGATCCAGCTGCACAATACCCGCACCCGCCGCAAGGAGGTGTTCGCGCCTCTCGATGCCGACAACGTGCGCATGTATGTCTGTGGGCCGACCGTCTATGACCGCGCCCATCTGGGCAACGCGCGCCCGGTGGTGGTGTTCGACGTGCTCTATCGCCTTTTGCGCCACGTCTATGGCGAGGATGCCGTGACCTACGCGCGCAACTTTACCGACGTCGATGACAAGATCAACGCAAGGGCCGCCGAGACCGGGCGCGAGATTGGCGAGATCACGGATGAGACGATCCAATGGTTTCTGGACGATATGGGCGAGTTGGGCGCGCTGGAGCCCGACATGATGCCCCGCGCGACCGAGTTCATCCCGCAGATGGTTGCGATGATCGAGGATCTGATCGCCAAGGGCCACGCGTATGAGGCCGAGGGCCATGTGCTGTTCGCGGTCGAGAGTTACTCCGAATATGGTGCCCTCTCTGGCCGTTCGATCGACGACATGATCGCCGGCGCGCGGGTCGAGGTCGCGCCCTACAAGCGCAACCCGATGGATTTCGTTTTGTGGAAGCCGTCGAGCGATGATTTGCCCGGTTGGCCGTCGCCTTGGGGCCGGGGTCGCCCCGGCTGGCATATCGAATGCTCGGCCATGGCGTATGAACTGCTGGGGGCCAGTTTCGACATCCACGGCGGCGGCAACGATTTGATGTTTCCGCACCACGAGAACGAGATCGCTCAAAGCTGCTGCGCACATCCCGAGAGTGGGTTCGCGCAGGTCTGGATGCATAACGAGATGCTACAGGTCGAGGGCAAGAAGATGTCCAAGAGCTTGGGCAATTTCTTTACCGTTCGCGACTTGCTGGATCAGGGCGTGCCGGGCGAAGTGATCCGGTTTGTGTTTTTGAGCACGCATTATCGCAAGCCGATGGACTGGACCGAAAAGAAGACCGTGGAGGCGATCGAAACCCTAAGAGTTTGGCGAGACCAAACGAATGAAGTTCAAGTGGGGAAAGTAGATGAACAATTTTTATCGCGCTTGAGAGATGATCTCGATACTGCTGGTGCAATTGCCCGGTTGCACGAGTTATTTGCTAAAAAAGAATACGCAACGCTCCGAGCTTCGGCTGAGGTCGTCGGTATATTAACCGATGGGTTGAGGTGGGTGGGTCGCTTTGCGCTGAACGCGATGGTTGCCGAGCAACTCGACAGAATTTTCGAAGTTTATCAAACAGCTAAGAAAACCAAGTCTTTTGAAATAATTGATGGCTTAAAGGAAAATCTTTCCGAGAAGGGCCTTAGGCTACGTTTCTCAGAGAAATCGATTGAAATTGAATCGATAGATATGCTCGCTTTATTTCACAGATTTGCAAGCATGTTAGATAGCGATAAGAAGAAAGCATTCGGGGACGCAATCGTCTCCGATGGAGATAAGAAAAGCATTCAGCATGAGGCGCTGTCTTATGAATATGCGATTTCCGCAATTAAACAGTCGATGCACGAACTGGACGCCCTCAAATGA
- the cimA gene encoding citramalate synthase — MTRTRLSLYDTTLRDGQQTQGVQFSTAEKQRIAEMLDSLGVDYIEGGWPGANPTDSAFFDAAPKTSATMTAFGMTKRAGRSAANDDVLAAVMNAGTSAVCLVGKAHDFHVERALGITLAENIENVAASIKHLVAQGREALLDAEHFFDGYKANPAYALEVCHAALNAGARWIVLCDTNGGTLPTEIGRITAEVIAAGIPGDRLGIHTHNDTENAVAGALAAVDAGARQIQGTLNGLGERCGNANLTTLIPTLLLKEPYASTYEIGVAPDALKNLSRISRKLDDILNRVPQRQAAYVGGSAFAHKAGLHASAILKDPSTYEHIDPALVGNARIIPMSNQAGQSNLRQRLSEAGIEVAPGDPALALILDQIKEREAIGYTYDSAQASFELLARRALGQLPDFFEVKRYKVTVERRKNKYDQMVSLSEAVVVVKVDGEKKLSVSESMDEDGSDRGPVNALSKALAKDLGRYQSAIDDMRLVDFKVRITQGGTEAVTRVIIDSEDGQGRQWSTVGVSANIVDASFDALLDAINWKLLRSD; from the coding sequence ATGACCCGCACCCGCCTCTCCCTCTACGACACCACCCTGCGGGACGGCCAGCAGACCCAGGGCGTGCAATTCTCGACTGCCGAGAAACAGCGCATCGCGGAAATGCTGGACTCGCTCGGCGTCGATTACATCGAGGGCGGCTGGCCCGGTGCGAACCCGACCGACAGCGCATTTTTCGACGCCGCCCCTAAAACAAGCGCCACCATGACCGCCTTTGGCATGACCAAACGTGCAGGGCGCAGTGCCGCAAATGACGACGTTCTGGCCGCCGTGATGAACGCCGGGACCAGTGCAGTCTGCCTTGTCGGCAAGGCGCATGATTTCCATGTCGAGCGGGCGCTGGGCATCACTTTGGCGGAAAACATCGAAAACGTCGCCGCCTCCATCAAACACCTCGTCGCCCAAGGCCGCGAGGCGCTGCTGGACGCCGAGCATTTCTTTGACGGCTACAAGGCAAACCCCGCCTATGCGCTTGAGGTTTGTCACGCCGCGCTGAATGCTGGCGCGCGCTGGATCGTGCTATGTGACACCAACGGCGGCACCCTGCCCACCGAAATCGGGCGCATCACCGCCGAGGTGATCGCAGCGGGCATCCCCGGCGACCGACTGGGCATCCACACCCATAATGACACTGAAAACGCCGTCGCAGGCGCGCTGGCCGCCGTCGATGCAGGCGCGCGCCAAATCCAAGGCACGCTGAACGGGTTGGGCGAGCGATGTGGCAATGCCAATCTCACCACGCTGATCCCGACCCTGCTGCTGAAAGAACCTTATGCCAGCACCTACGAGATCGGCGTGGCGCCCGACGCGCTGAAAAACCTGAGCCGGATCAGCCGCAAGCTGGATGATATCCTGAACCGTGTCCCGCAACGCCAAGCCGCCTACGTCGGCGGGTCCGCTTTCGCGCACAAGGCCGGGCTGCACGCCAGCGCGATCCTCAAAGATCCCAGCACTTACGAACATATCGACCCGGCGCTGGTCGGCAATGCGCGCATCATTCCGATGTCCAATCAGGCGGGCCAGTCGAACCTGCGCCAGCGCCTGTCCGAGGCCGGGATCGAGGTCGCACCCGGCGATCCGGCCCTCGCCCTCATCCTCGACCAGATCAAGGAACGCGAGGCAATCGGCTATACCTATGACAGCGCGCAGGCCAGTTTCGAGCTGCTGGCGCGGCGCGCCTTGGGGCAACTGCCCGACTTTTTCGAGGTCAAGCGCTACAAGGTCACGGTCGAGCGGCGCAAGAACAAGTATGACCAGATGGTCAGCCTCTCCGAGGCGGTCGTCGTGGTAAAGGTCGACGGCGAGAAAAAGCTGTCGGTCAGCGAATCCATGGACGAGGACGGCAGTGATCGCGGCCCCGTCAATGCGCTCAGCAAGGCGCTGGCCAAGGATCTGGGCCGCTATCAGAGCGCTATCGACGACATGCGCCTCGTCGATTTCAAGGTGCGCATCACCCAAGGCGGAACCGAGGCCGTGACCCGCGTCATCATCGACAGCGAGGATGGGCAGGGCCGTCAATGGTCCACCGTGGGCGTCAGTGCGAATATCGTCGATGCGTCCTTTGACGCGCTGCTGGATGCGATCAACTGGAAGCTGCTGCGCAGTGACTGA
- a CDS encoding squalene/phytoene synthase family protein, which produces MTDFTGDLAGCADLVRRGDPDRFRAAMAAPVAARHVLFPIYAFNVEVSRAPWMTQESMIAEMRLQWWRDALDEIASGSTARRHEVVTPLAKILDSEGAALLDALIVARQWDIYRDPFEDDAHLTDYLEKTSGNLMLAAARALGRVDASVVMDAGYATGLASWLRAIPALEDAGRIPLLDGRPDGIRALAEGGLRRLDAARARRAEISAEARPALLVAWQAGGILRRATAQPQLVAAGGLEPTAIRSSLSLAARSLSGQW; this is translated from the coding sequence GTGACTGACTTTACCGGCGATTTGGCAGGCTGCGCCGATTTGGTTCGGCGCGGAGATCCCGACCGCTTTCGCGCGGCGATGGCGGCGCCGGTGGCGGCCCGGCACGTGCTGTTCCCGATCTATGCCTTCAACGTCGAAGTGTCGCGCGCGCCGTGGATGACGCAGGAATCGATGATCGCCGAAATGCGCCTGCAATGGTGGCGCGACGCGCTGGACGAGATCGCGTCGGGCAGCACTGCTAGACGGCACGAGGTCGTGACGCCGTTGGCCAAAATACTGGATTCCGAGGGCGCCGCGCTGCTGGACGCCCTGATCGTCGCGCGGCAATGGGACATCTACCGCGATCCGTTCGAGGATGACGCGCATCTGACGGATTATCTAGAAAAGACCAGCGGCAACCTGATGCTGGCCGCCGCCCGCGCGCTGGGCCGGGTCGACGCATCTGTCGTGATGGACGCAGGCTACGCCACAGGGCTGGCAAGCTGGCTGCGCGCCATTCCAGCGCTGGAGGACGCCGGGCGCATACCGCTGCTGGACGGGCGGCCCGATGGCATCCGCGCACTGGCCGAGGGCGGTCTGCGCCGCCTCGACGCCGCACGAGCGCGACGAGCCGAGATCAGCGCCGAGGCACGTCCCGCGCTGCTGGTCGCATGGCAGGCCGGGGGTATTTTGCGGCGCGCCACAGCGCAACCGCAGTTGGTCGCGGCAGGCGGTCTGGAACCGACTGCGATTCGCTCTTCGCTGTCGCTCGCGGCGCGATCCCTGAGCGGACAGTGGTAG
- the cobA gene encoding uroporphyrinogen-III C-methyltransferase, whose amino-acid sequence MVDALTLPAHQWPSLQPGWVWLCGAGPGDPGLLTIHALNALRQADVVVYDALVQECILDWAPQAEKIYAGKRGGKPSVLQRDISLRLVDLARAGKKVLRLKGGDPFVFGRGGEEAQTLVQHGIPVRIIPGISAGIGGLAYAGIPVTHRDVNQSVTFVTGHDQSGNAPASLNWKALAEGSQVLVIYMGMKHAAQISASLIENGRDPDEPCAVVCNASTPQQQVIETTLSAMAADIEASGLEPPALLCIGRTVLMRQVLDWQGQMAGEAVRDMDPLGRGLAAEVA is encoded by the coding sequence ATGGTCGACGCACTCACCCTCCCCGCCCATCAGTGGCCATCACTCCAGCCCGGTTGGGTCTGGCTGTGCGGTGCCGGCCCCGGTGATCCGGGCCTGTTGACGATCCACGCGCTCAACGCGCTGCGGCAGGCGGATGTGGTCGTCTATGACGCGCTGGTGCAGGAATGCATCCTCGACTGGGCACCGCAAGCCGAGAAGATCTATGCAGGCAAGCGCGGCGGCAAACCGTCGGTACTGCAGCGCGACATTTCCCTGCGGCTCGTCGACCTTGCCCGCGCAGGCAAAAAGGTGCTGCGCCTCAAGGGTGGCGATCCGTTCGTCTTCGGGCGCGGCGGCGAAGAGGCCCAGACGCTGGTGCAGCACGGCATACCTGTGCGCATCATTCCCGGCATCAGCGCCGGGATCGGCGGGCTGGCCTATGCGGGCATCCCCGTCACCCACCGCGATGTGAACCAATCCGTGACATTCGTCACCGGCCATGACCAGTCCGGCAATGCGCCCGCGTCGCTCAATTGGAAGGCGCTGGCCGAGGGCAGTCAGGTTCTGGTCATCTACATGGGGATGAAGCACGCGGCCCAGATCAGTGCGTCACTAATCGAAAATGGCCGCGACCCGGACGAGCCTTGCGCCGTGGTCTGCAACGCCTCAACTCCGCAACAGCAGGTAATCGAGACGACGCTGAGCGCGATGGCCGCCGATATCGAGGCCAGCGGGCTGGAGCCGCCCGCGCTGCTGTGCATCGGACGCACGGTCCTGATGCGGCAGGTGCTGGACTGGCAGGGACAGATGGCAGGCGAGGCGGTGCGCGATATGGACCCGCTGGGTCGCGGGCTGGCGGCTGAAGTCGCATAG